The genomic segment GAAGCCATTTTCCCAGGGCGATCCTGGCGCGATGTAGGCCGTCTTCGCGCCCACCCCCATGATCCAAGCCTGCACGCTCTTGGCCACGAACTCAGGGCCATTGTCCGAGCGAACATGCTCGGGCACGCCGCGCAGTATGAACAGGTCGGACAAGACGTCGATCACGTCGACTGCCTTGAGCTTGCGTGCGACCCGGATCGCCAAGCACTCGCGGGTGAACTCGTCAATCACGTTGAGCATGCGCACCTTCCGGCCATCGTGGGTGCGCGCTTCGACGAAGTCGTAGGACCAGACGTGGTCGCGCCGCTCAGGCCGCAGCCGCAAGCAGGAGCCGTCGTTGTCCCAGAGGCGCCCGCGCTTGGGTTGGCGGGTCGGCACCTTCAGCCCTTCACGCCGCCAAATCCGCTCGACGCGCTTGTCGTTGACGAACCAGCCGGCGGCCTTCAGCAGCGCGCAGATCTTGCGGTAACCGTAGCGGCCATACCGCTCGGCCAACGCGACGAGGTCGGCGGTGAGCGCGGCCTCATCCTCCCGGCCCCGCGGCACCTTGCGCTGCGTCGAGCGATGCTGACCGAGCGCCCGGCAGGTGCGCCGCTCGGAGACGTTCATCGTCAGCATGATGTGCTCGACACAGGCGCGTCGGCGCGCGGGGCTCAGAAGTTTCCCCCGTGCCGCCTCCTGCAGGATGAGCTTGTCGAGCGTCAGGTCTGCAATCGCCTTCCTGAGCCGCTGGTTCTCCGTCTCCAGGTCCTTCATGCGCCGGACCTGATCGGTCTTCAGCCCGCCGAACTCACGACGCCAGCGGTAGTAGGTAACCTCGCTCACGCCGATCGCCCGGATTGCCTCCGCCACGCTCGTACCTTGACCGATCAGCACGTCGGCTTGGCGCAGCTTCGCGACAATCTCCTCAGGCTTGGGTCGCTTCCTCGACATCGATCCGTCCTCCTGGCTCGAAAGCCATACTAAAGGGCGGACCACTCCGCTGGGGGCGGATCAATGCGCCGGAGCGGCGGGCTGCGCGGCTACGACAGCGGCGGGATCGTTGGCCGCGACGCCTTCACGAGGCCAAGCGCGGCTGCGATGCGTCCGGCCAACGGCAATGGGGTGCCGAGCATCAACTTCATCGACCAGCGTCCGGCCGGATCACCTGAGATGGAGCCGGCTGTAAAGCGCCGCTCGGATGGCAGCCTTGATGTGATCGTGCGCACTGTCGAGGGACGCATGGGCCAGCGTGCTGCCGGTGGTCAGGGCCCCTTCAAGCAGGCGGCGGGCGGTGCCGGCTATCGGAACGGCTGACGCATGGCACTCCCCCTCATGGCCTGAAGGCTTGCCCGAGCTGCGCGGCATGGCCTCGTCCGGCGGCACGCGCAGCCTTCACCCGGCGGCGCAGGAAACGCAGTTCGACGACGGGCCGTCGCGCCGCCGTCGTCGGCAGCTCTTCATCACGACCCCGCTGAGCATGTCGCTGCGGCTGACGCCCGAGCAGTTCGTGATCTTCAAGGCGTTCCACCTCAACGACCTGAACACGGGCGCGCGCCGCTTCACCGCGCCCGTGTTGCTGCCGGACATGAGCATCGGCCAGCGGATCTGTTCCATCGAGGGCGAGGTCTCATGGTCGGCGCCACAGCGGTCTCGGTACGTCGTGACCTTCACCCTCGTCGTTCAGGATTGGTGACCCCATGACGGTGAGTGCAGCCCTCCGCGAGACCTACGCTTCCGGCGACGACGAATGCGTGGTGGTCGAGACGCTTGAGGTGGATCACGCCTCGCTCGACGGCCCGATCCGGCTGGTTCGGAATGTCGACAGCGAACTCGGCGAACCCGGCGAGACCCTGAACCTGCCGATCGTCACGGGTGGCCCGCGTGTGCCGCACCTGTTCTGCGCCTTCGAACTGATCGCCCCCGGTGCCGACAGCGACGGTCCAACTGAGGGCAAGATCCGCATGGACAACGTGTCGGACCTTTTCCACGAGTTGCTGAAGGGCGCCATCGGCTACGACGCGGCCATCCGGGTCACGATCCGGTTCTACCGCGTGTTGCCGGGGCGGCTCGACGAGGTGGCCGGCCCCGACGACGACAGCTTCACCGGCTTGGAGATGACGGCGGTGGAGATCTCCGCCGACAGCGCCGAGGGTACGATCGCTTGGCCCGACGGCCGGCAGCAGAACGTGCCGAGCGGCCCCGACGCCTTCTTCGATCGCAGCAGCTACCCGGCCCTGTTCACGTGAGCGCGCAAGAGCGTTGATAAGCGACAACGGCCCGATGCGCGTTCCCGCATCGAGCCGCCAAATGAAGAAACGTCTACTATTCCGCGCCCTTCTTTGCGTTGTTCTCTTTGCTTTTCTGCATATGGGCTCGCCTATTCTCTTCGAACTCATCTGCAGCAGCTTGGGACTTTCCGCTGCTGGTCGCCGCCTTCGATTTGTCAGGCTTTGCACTTTCAGCCTGGGAAATCGTCGGAATGGTCAACGCGCTGACGGAAACCGTAGCGGCAAGCAACAGCTTCATGATCTGCATCATCGTTCACTTCCTGCATTATTGGGAAAACTATAATGCAGGATTCAGAGGAGCAAGCAACGCTTATGCGCTCATTGCTTAATTCTTAAATTGAACTCAGGTCTTCCGAATGGTCCTGGCTGACAGCAACAAAAGCCACTCCTACCTCATGCATTTGCAGGAACCTATGGCTGTGACGCTCTCTGACATCGAGGTCATTAGCTGTAGCGCGCATCAACGGGTTGCCTCAGGCGCAATCCAGCGATTGATGAATGGTCGCACCGCATTCATCCGCCAGTGGCGCGGGACGCCCTACGACAAGGTCGAGCGGAACTGCTGGTGGCTCGCCTCCCTGGCGCAAGCCGAACTGTTCGGCCGCGCGCTGCCGGCAGCCGACCCGGCCCTCGTGGCGGACCTCCGCGCCCGCGCCGAGGCAATGGCGACGCACCCCGCCCGAGCGGAGTGGCGCGAGATCCCGGCACCCGAGGATGGCGCTCTCGTGCTGATGGGCAAGGTCGCTGGGGCCGAGACCCATTGCGGCGTCTACCTCGCCCAGGACGGCGGGCTGATCCTGCACACCGACGAACGGCACGGCGTCGTGCTCGACCCGCCGCTCGAACTCGCCGCCGCCCGGCGCTGGCGGCTCACGTACCTGATTCCGGCCTGAGCAGAGACGTGATGATGGTTGCATGCGCTAATCGCGTGAGCGGTAGCTCCGACGTGCGCCAATGCGATGGTAGTCAGCTGGAGCTGTGGTCGCTTCGTCCTGTTTAGATACCGCCTGCTTTGGCGCAGGGAGCTTGCCGATTTTTAATATTGTCAGCCCAACGAAGTGGCCGCGCCGCCAAGCTTGCTGAACGTTGAATATCAGATCTCGGCCGACCACCCGAATGTTAAATGTATCAGGTATAGATACATCTGAAGGCAGCACCACTTTCATGCCCGATGCAGAAACATCCTTTATCGAGCAAGGTACCTTTGCTCCGCTTGGCAAACGTATGATTGAAATCCAATTCACATCTGTCCGCTCGGAGGTGCGATTTTGAATATCTGGCATGGTCGCCACGCAATGAGGTTTTACCCAATTAAATATCGTGCCACTAATTCTGAGTTAATGCGCGCAATTCGAGATTTCTGGATCGATAGATGCAGTAAACACTCCTTTTGCATGGTTGGATACAATCATAGTTCCCATCGGGTTCGTTGGCACCTCCGATGGTGAGCGGGCCGGGTGATCCGCACAAAGGTTCCCAGCCCGCATCCTTCTCACAGCATGTCCGCAAGTTGAGAGCCTTGCAGATCAATCCTGCCCTTGCTGTTGCTCTGGGGTCATGCTTTCGAGTGTCTCGAGTGCCTCGCGAAGTGCGGCCTTCGCAGCGCCGATCCCAACCTGCCTCAGGTCAGCTTCGGTTTGGTCGCCCGGCGCTCCAATTGGCACCTGTATTCTTATTTCGGTGTGCCGCAACTTGCCCGCAACGTAATCGTCGCTCGTTTTAAAGAGCACAACTGCGGCGCTGTCCCTCAGCAAATCCAAGGTCAGCGCATCCAAAGTCATCTGTGGCATCGGCTTTTCCATCAGTAAGTTTTCTTACTCAGATGGTGAACGGGCCGCGTGATGAGCACAAGTCTCCTCGCCCCACATAAATTTCGTCATCGAGTCTCAATGACCCTCGTCGTCACTGCGAACATCGCCGGGCAGACCCGCGGCGAGCCCGTGCGGCTGCCTGATCGGCGCCGCCGCCGGCTCTCCACGATCATCGCGCGCCACAAGCCGCCGGCCGGCCGCCGCTTCATCGTTTCGGTGCACCGGAAGGGCGAAACCTTCCTGCGGCCGACGGATGGCTCTGTGCGCCTGCGCGCGAGGTGGTCCCGCACGCTGGTCGGGCCCGACGACGTGGTGCTCATGACGGAGGTTCCGCTCGGCCGCGGCATCGCCTCCATTGGCCTCGCCATCGCGTCGATTGCGCTGATCGCCGTGGCGCCTTACGCCGCGCCGGCCCTTGCCGGGGTGCTGGGCGGTGCGGTCTCGGTCGGCGCCGTGCAGGCTGGCCTCGTCATCGGTGGCGTGGCGCTTGGCTACGCCGCGCAGGCCTCGGCTGCGGCGAAGAAGAAGACCGAGCGCAGCCTGTTCAGCGTCACCGGCGGCGGCAACGTGCCGAAGCCCGGCGCGCGCAAGCCGCTGCTCTACGGCCGGTGCTGGTCCACCCCGCCGCTCAGCCAAAAGGACTTCATCACCTACGACGGCGACACGATGGTGCTCACCAAGCGCATGACGCTTGGCATCGGCCGGTTTCAGATCCACGCCGTGCATGTTGGCGAGGCGGTGTTCTGGACCGAGGGCGGTGGCATCCAGGCGCCCTTCACCTCGACCGATGGCACGTTCGGGACGCAGATCGAGTTCCTGTACGGCCAGCCCTCGGCCATCGCGCCGGGCGACGTAATCTCGTCGCCGTCCGTCGGCGGGCAGGAGATGCCGCGGCCGAACGGCAATCCCGAATGGACGCCGTGGTTCCGGCTGACCCCGCAGGGTGTCACGGCCGACGCCGCGCAGATGTCGTGGACCTATCCGGCGATCTACCGGGTGTCGTCGCAGGGCCGGCAGGCGCCGACCGTGGCCGGTGTCATCTTCCAGGCGCGCGAGATCAACCCGAACACGGGAGAGGTGATCGGGCCGGAGTTCGTGCTGCACAACTCCAGCGAGGGCGTGACCGCGCTGACCACCACGCCGCTGCGCCGCTCGGCCTACGTTCGGCTGCCGAAGAACGGCGCCTTTCAGGTGCGGGCACAGAATGCATGGCCCGAGGCGGTCGGGTTCGAGCAGAAGAACGCCGCCTCGTGGGACGAGATGGCAGCGATCAAGGACGATGTCCGGGTCCGCCCGAACACCACCGAGATCGTCATGCGGGTGCGGGCCGGGAAGGGCCTGACCGTCACCGCCTTCTCCGAGATCTGGGTCGACGCCACCCGCATCTTGTCGGTGTGGAACGGCTCGGCCTGGGTCGAGCAGGCAGAGCGCAAGGCGGTTTGGGCCTTCGCCGACCTCGTGCGGTCGCAGCACGGCCTCGCCCTGCCGAACGGCTTCGACGCGGACAAGGCCATCTACTACCACCACCTGCTCGACGCGAACGACACCTTCGATGGTGCGCTGCCCGAGGTGTCATCGTTCTGGGAAGCGGCGTCCGAGGTGCTGTTGCCGCTGCGCGCTGACCCGGTGAAGGTCGGGCCTGTCCACTCCTTCGTCCGCGACGAGAGCCGCGGCGAGCCGCGCCACATCCTCTCTCGCCGGCAGATCGTCCGCGACAGCGGGGGCGCGACCTTCAAGACGAAGGTCGAGGGCGGCGACGTCATCGTCGAGTTCGACCGCGACGGCGACCCGCGCCGGCCGGATGAGGTGCGGTTCCACTACGGCCCGGCCACCCGTACGCCGAAGCGCTACCGGGTGAACGGCATCCGCGACGGCCTGCACGCGCTGAAGCACGCGACGTGGCTAGCGGCGGTGGCCGTGTTCCGCGGCGCCGAGCGGCGCATCACCACCGAATGGGACGGGCGCCTCGTCTTCCCCGGCGATCACGTCCTGTCGGATCTCTGGTATCTGAAGGGAAAGCGGACCTTCGGTGTCGCTTCTGCGGCCGGCAACATGCTGACGCTGGACGTCACCGCCAATGTGCCGGCCGAGTGGGGCTACGGCTCCATCCGGACCCGCGAAGGTCGGGAATGGGGCATCCTGCGGATGCGCGGCGTCGGCGCCCGCGGCCTGGAACTGCGTCCCGAGGACGTGACGGCGCTCGAGGCTCGGGTCCATCAGACGCCGAACGGCCCGATCCGCCTCCGGCTGGCCGATGTGCTGGCCCGCGACACGCAGGGCCCAACCACCATCGTCATCGGCGACCTCGTCGAACTGCAGGAGACCTACGTCGCTCGCTCGGCCGTCCCGAGCGATGCCGACCACGTCCAGATCGAGATGGTGGCCGACGACGCGCGCGTCTGGCAGCTGCTCGACGAGCAGGTCATCGCGCCGGCCCCGGTCAACGCCGACGGCCTCGCTGAACCGCTGATCCCGCAGATCTCAGTACTGCACGCCCGGTGTGAGCGGATCGAGACCGGCATCGAAGTCGTGTGGGGCGTGTCCGTCACCCGCGGCGCCCGCAACTACGAGGCCGACATCTCCTACGATTCCGGAGGCACCTGGGAGCCCTTGTCGCCCTATGGCCCGGCTTCGAGCGGCCGGGCGCAGATGCGGCAGTCCGATAAGCCGGTGACGGTCCGCGCACGCGCCTTCGGGCGCACCGGCCTGCCGGGCGACTATGTGGACACCACGTTCACGACGGTTGCGCCGATCGTCCAGGGCAGCCTTGTCGACGTCTCAACGATCCCGCCCATCCCCTACGAGAAGCTTGGTCAGGACGCGCAGGAAAGGATCGTCGCAGCCCAAGCCGCGGCCGATGCGGCGCAGGAAGCCGCCGACGCCGCGAGCCAAGAAGCGGCCAGCGCCCTCGCCAGCGCCTATGGCCGTCTCGACGACCTGCGCCGTGCGCTCGCTGCGGACCCGTCCGTGCGGATCGGGTTCGTCGATGCCGTCATGGGCAACGTCCGCAAGGACATCTCGCTCCTGACCGAGGCGACCTTCCGCCTGCTCTCCGACGTGGCGACCCTGCGCGACAATCAGGCGGCGGCCGGTATCGAGATCCTGCCGGATGAAGGGCGCGTTCGCATCGCTGCTGTGGCGAAGTTGGAGGCGGAAACCGGCGAGCGCCTGACCTCTCTCGCGGTGACGGTGAACTCGCTCAAGGGGCAGATCGAGCTCTACGGATCGGTCCAGGGCAAGGACGTGTCCGGCCTCGTCACCGACATCAACGCCGTCCGTGTTCGCCTCGATGCAGTGGCCGCGACGGTCTCGACGCTGGCGACCTCGGCGCAGTTCGACGCACTCGGCGCCCGCGTCGGCACCGCCGAGCAGACCATTACCGCACAGGGCGCGGCGATCGAGCAGCGTGCCACGCTCGCGACGGTGGACGCACAGGGCGCTCTCCTCACCACGGCGATGACGCGGATTTCAGCCGCCGAGGGCAGCATCCGTAACGTCGTCACCGCCGCCGGCACGAGCGCCGTCGATCTGCCGCTGATGGTCGGAACGCTGGCGCAGATGCTCGAATACCTCGGCGAGCAAACCGGGGGGCTGTACGAGCACGTCGCTCGCGCCGAGACAGCTACCTCCGCCAACTTCGACGAGGCGGGCCGGGCCGTCGCCGAGGTGTCCACGCGCTTGCTCGCTTTCCAGGGCGACACGGCGGCACAGTTCGTCGATGTCACGCGGGCGATCGCCGGCAACGGCGAGGCTCTTGTGCAGAGCCAGACGTTGCTTTCGGCGCAGATCGGCAAGGTCGCAGCCGACGTCACGTCGGAGATCCAGGTGCGGGCCGCGGCCGACGCGGCGCAGACGACCCGCATCGCCGGGGCGGTGTCACGGATCGGGACCGCGGAGGCGCGGCTCGTTACGGAGGAGCAGACGCGCGCCAGCGAGACCAGCGCTCTTTCGAGCCGCCTGACCAGCGTCACGAGCCGGGTTGGTTCGTCCGAGGCCGCGATCACCACCCTCGGTCAAGCGATCACGGACAACTTCAGCAGCGCCGCCTCGCAGTTTCAGGGCATATCCGTGCGCTTTGATAATGTGGAGGGCAAGGTCGCCTCGTCTGAGGCGAACATCCAGACCCTGTTCACGTCGTACGCTGCAGGAGATGCCGCCAACGCGCAGGCGATCAACGTCCTGCGAGCGGACGTCAACACGCACGTTGGCAACCTGAACGCCTTCAACGTCGAGACGCGGCAGGTGATCGTCAACGGCGACAGCGCGCAGGCCACCCGCACCGACCAACTTGTCGCCCAAACCAACGGGGATCGCGCCTACTTCCTGTCGGAGAACAGCGCCCGATTCAATCAAACCGAGGGGGTTGCACGTGCGCTGAATGCCCTGGTCGTGCAGACCAACTCGGATCGCGGTTATTTCCTGAACGAGCAAACCGCACGGATCAATCAGGATGGCGTCTTCGCTGGTCAGATCCAAGACGTCTTCGCCCGCACCGATGCAGGCACGGCCGCGGGCCGGATCAAGTTCGAGGCGGTCTCGGCCCCGGCGGGCGTCGCGGTCAGGTTCTCGATCCAGCTTTCGACGGAGCGGAACGGCTTCCACCGCAACTCCGGCCTGTTCATGGACATCTTGGGCGATGGTTCGTCCCGAATCCTGTTCGATGCAAACCTGATCGCGTTCACCGCCAACGGAGGCACGACCTACCCGTTCCGCTTTACCGGTGCGGAAACCTATATCGACACACTTCGACTTGGGCCGGGCAACTTCCTGCCGAACAGTATCTCGCAGTCAAACAGCGGATACGATCCTAATGCGAGTTCCATCCAGTTCGGCATCACAACGCGCCCTGGATCAGCCGTGGTGATTTTCGCTGAGTTCTATGGCGAGCCGCAATCTGTACGCCCGCTCGGCTCCGAAGGTGTCTTGCGCATCGCTCGGGACGGCACTCCGCTGCGCGACAAGGGCGTGGCCTACTACGTTACTCCGACCGGCAGTGTCCCGTCACTGCAAACACTTGCAACTGAGTCGAAATACACCGACAGGCCCCCGCCCGGAGATCACGTCTATACAATCAGCGTGACGAATGGCCAGCGGGGCCTAGCGTATACTTACCTTGAAATCACCGGCTCCTAAGCCGCCGCGCCATCGAGCGCCTTCCACACGACTCTGCGAACAATTCCGCTTCGCTATCACCTCGCTTCTGAGGACGCTTCCCCATGCCTCTTTACGGCCCCTCAACCGCGACCGCGACGGTCGCCGCAAACACCAACTCGGTGTCGATCACCGGCATGGATCTGAACGCCGTTGTTCAGCAGGGCATGACGATCAACTTCGGCTCTCGCGAGCGGGCTATGGGAGACGCCTGGATCATCAACACGGTGGTCCCGAACGGCACGAACGGCGGCACGATCACCACCGCGGGCAGCATCCCGACCGCGTACAACAGCGTGCCCTTCCTGATCGACACGCGCGGCTTCAACGGTACCGATTCCAGCTTTGCGGCGGCGGTGAGCCTGAAGCTGTTGCAGGCGCTCAGCAACCTTATCGGCCCGGCGACGAACCTGTTTGCCGGCGCCCGCCAACTTGTCCTCGACAAGGTGGCGTCAACGGCTCTGAGCCGCCTTGGCTTCGCGACGGCCGGCCGCACGTGGGCCGATATCGTGCATCGCCCGCACATCTACACGCCGCCGGGTGGCGCGCAGGTCAGCACGGAGGTGTTGGCGGTTCGGGCGTTTCCTGACGGCGCAACGCCGATCGAGGCGGCTCTTTTCGACCTGTCGGCCGGTACGGTGGATTTCCG from the Methylorubrum extorquens genome contains:
- a CDS encoding transposase, translated to MSRKRPKPEEIVAKLRQADVLIGQGTSVAEAIRAIGVSEVTYYRWRREFGGLKTDQVRRMKDLETENQRLRKAIADLTLDKLILQEAARGKLLSPARRRACVEHIMLTMNVSERRTCRALGQHRSTQRKVPRGREDEAALTADLVALAERYGRYGYRKICALLKAAGWFVNDKRVERIWRREGLKVPTRQPKRGRLWDNDGSCLRLRPERRDHVWSYDFVEARTHDGRKVRMLNVIDEFTRECLAIRVARKLKAVDVIDVLSDLFILRGVPEHVRSDNGPEFVAKSVQAWIMGVGAKTAYIAPGSPWENGFVESFNARLRDELLDGEIFYSLREAQILIESWQRHYNTVRPHGALGYRPPAPEVFLPAFTAWPAALTPPAPPAKRPVEQRPTVH
- a CDS encoding protein of unknown function (Evidence 5 : Unknown function); the encoded protein is MRRSGGLRGYDSGGIVGRDAFTRPSAAAMRPANGNGVPSINFIDQRPAGSPEMEPAVKRRSDGSLDVIVRTVEGRMGQRAAGGQGPFKQAAGGAGYRNG
- a CDS encoding conserved protein of unknown function (Evidence 4 : Unknown function but conserved in other organisms), which produces MASSGGTRSLHPAAQETQFDDGPSRRRRRQLFITTPLSMSLRLTPEQFVIFKAFHLNDLNTGARRFTAPVLLPDMSIGQRICSIEGEVSWSAPQRSRYVVTFTLVVQDW
- a CDS encoding conserved protein of unknown function (Evidence 4 : Unknown function but conserved in other organisms); the encoded protein is MTVSAALRETYASGDDECVVVETLEVDHASLDGPIRLVRNVDSELGEPGETLNLPIVTGGPRVPHLFCAFELIAPGADSDGPTEGKIRMDNVSDLFHELLKGAIGYDAAIRVTIRFYRVLPGRLDEVAGPDDDSFTGLEMTAVEISADSAEGTIAWPDGRQQNVPSGPDAFFDRSSYPALFT
- a CDS encoding protein of unknown function (Evidence 5 : Unknown function), with protein sequence MVNALTETVAASNSFMICIIVHFLHYWENYNAGFRGASNAYALIA
- a CDS encoding NLP/P60 protein (modular protein), yielding MVLADSNKSHSYLMHLQEPMAVTLSDIEVISCSAHQRVASGAIQRLMNGRTAFIRQWRGTPYDKVERNCWWLASLAQAELFGRALPAADPALVADLRARAEAMATHPARAEWREIPAPEDGALVLMGKVAGAETHCGVYLAQDGGLILHTDERHGVVLDPPLELAAARRWRLTYLIPA
- a CDS encoding protein of unknown function (Evidence 5 : Unknown function), encoding MGKTSLRGDHARYSKSHLRADRCELDFNHTFAKRSKGTLLDKGCFCIGHESGAAFRCIYT
- a CDS encoding protein of unknown function (Evidence 5 : Unknown function); its protein translation is MICKALNLRTCCEKDAGWEPLCGSPGPLTIGGANEPDGNYDCIQPCKRSVYCIYRSRNLELRALTQN
- a CDS encoding protein of unknown function (Evidence 5 : Unknown function), whose translation is MLLLWGHAFECLECLAKCGLRSADPNLPQVSFGLVARRSNWHLYSYFGVPQLARNVIVARFKEHNCGAVPQQIQGQRIQSHLWHRLFHQ
- a CDS encoding conserved protein of unknown function (Evidence 4 : Unknown function but conserved in other organisms), whose product is MTLVVTANIAGQTRGEPVRLPDRRRRRLSTIIARHKPPAGRRFIVSVHRKGETFLRPTDGSVRLRARWSRTLVGPDDVVLMTEVPLGRGIASIGLAIASIALIAVAPYAAPALAGVLGGAVSVGAVQAGLVIGGVALGYAAQASAAAKKKTERSLFSVTGGGNVPKPGARKPLLYGRCWSTPPLSQKDFITYDGDTMVLTKRMTLGIGRFQIHAVHVGEAVFWTEGGGIQAPFTSTDGTFGTQIEFLYGQPSAIAPGDVISSPSVGGQEMPRPNGNPEWTPWFRLTPQGVTADAAQMSWTYPAIYRVSSQGRQAPTVAGVIFQAREINPNTGEVIGPEFVLHNSSEGVTALTTTPLRRSAYVRLPKNGAFQVRAQNAWPEAVGFEQKNAASWDEMAAIKDDVRVRPNTTEIVMRVRAGKGLTVTAFSEIWVDATRILSVWNGSAWVEQAERKAVWAFADLVRSQHGLALPNGFDADKAIYYHHLLDANDTFDGALPEVSSFWEAASEVLLPLRADPVKVGPVHSFVRDESRGEPRHILSRRQIVRDSGGATFKTKVEGGDVIVEFDRDGDPRRPDEVRFHYGPATRTPKRYRVNGIRDGLHALKHATWLAAVAVFRGAERRITTEWDGRLVFPGDHVLSDLWYLKGKRTFGVASAAGNMLTLDVTANVPAEWGYGSIRTREGREWGILRMRGVGARGLELRPEDVTALEARVHQTPNGPIRLRLADVLARDTQGPTTIVIGDLVELQETYVARSAVPSDADHVQIEMVADDARVWQLLDEQVIAPAPVNADGLAEPLIPQISVLHARCERIETGIEVVWGVSVTRGARNYEADISYDSGGTWEPLSPYGPASSGRAQMRQSDKPVTVRARAFGRTGLPGDYVDTTFTTVAPIVQGSLVDVSTIPPIPYEKLGQDAQERIVAAQAAADAAQEAADAASQEAASALASAYGRLDDLRRALAADPSVRIGFVDAVMGNVRKDISLLTEATFRLLSDVATLRDNQAAAGIEILPDEGRVRIAAVAKLEAETGERLTSLAVTVNSLKGQIELYGSVQGKDVSGLVTDINAVRVRLDAVAATVSTLATSAQFDALGARVGTAEQTITAQGAAIEQRATLATVDAQGALLTTAMTRISAAEGSIRNVVTAAGTSAVDLPLMVGTLAQMLEYLGEQTGGLYEHVARAETATSANFDEAGRAVAEVSTRLLAFQGDTAAQFVDVTRAIAGNGEALVQSQTLLSAQIGKVAADVTSEIQVRAAADAAQTTRIAGAVSRIGTAEARLVTEEQTRASETSALSSRLTSVTSRVGSSEAAITTLGQAITDNFSSAASQFQGISVRFDNVEGKVASSEANIQTLFTSYAAGDAANAQAINVLRADVNTHVGNLNAFNVETRQVIVNGDSAQATRTDQLVAQTNGDRAYFLSENSARFNQTEGVARALNALVVQTNSDRGYFLNEQTARINQDGVFAGQIQDVFARTDAGTAAGRIKFEAVSAPAGVAVRFSIQLSTERNGFHRNSGLFMDILGDGSSRILFDANLIAFTANGGTTYPFRFTGAETYIDTLRLGPGNFLPNSISQSNSGYDPNASSIQFGITTRPGSAVVIFAEFYGEPQSVRPLGSEGVLRIARDGTPLRDKGVAYYVTPTGSVPSLQTLATESKYTDRPPPGDHVYTISVTNGQRGLAYTYLEITGS